DNA sequence from the Bacillus pumilus genome:
AAAAAAACGGTTCTATGACAATGGATGTCACAGAACCGTTTCTTTGATCTTATAATGTATTTCCAGCTTCTTTCCCTACACTCGATGTAATCACTTTGTCAGCCACTTCATGTGAGACAGCAGCAGAATGAAAAATTGGTAACGCTAATGCTACAGTTACAAGCATGATGGGAACAAAAATTCTACTCTTCAACATTTAACAATTCCCCTCCTTGAATTAACGACTTTGCTTCAAGTGCTCTTTCATAAAAAACGACAGCAATTTCCAACTGCCTACTTTTATTATAGTATCGCGCAGCTTCAAAAGCTAGTTGGTACACATCTTCGTAAAGATTTTTGCTTTGTATATTGTCAAGACAACGTTTTAACTCTGTGATCGCATTTGGTGTCTTAGATTGAAAATAAAGGCAATATAAAAATTTCATTTCTTCTTCATAAATTTTGTCATTCAGTTGTTGGGCTGCCGAGACTCCTTTCTCATATGTTTCGGCTGCTGGAACAACCTGTCCTAATTTCAAGAGGGTGTATAGCTTGTTAAAATAGGCTTTTGGAACATGTGATGTTTCATTCTTTTCAAAAAGTTCACAAGAAGTATCAAAGTGGGACAGGGCATCTGTATATTTTTCTAAGTGGAAATAACACTTGCCTAAGTTAAAGATCGTAGAGGATATAAGGTATTCGTTTTTCGTCTGCTGTGCAAAAGAATGGGATTTTTCAAAGTAAGTAAGTGCATCAGCGTATTGTAGTTTAGACAGATAATTTCCAGCGATGACTGAATAACACCAGGCTATTTTTTCTTGCATTAATGGTTGCTCTGTAAATAGACTCAATGCTTTATGTGCATACATGACAGAAATTTGATACTGATCTATGTGGTAGTACACTTCTGATAATTTGTAGTAAAATTCAGCCTTTTCAGTAGGGTCTTCAATATCCAGGAGAACTTTTTCAGCAGATTTATAAGAACTGATCGCCTCGTCAAATTGCTTTTTCCTAAATTCGTGCATTCCTTTAAAAAACCAAAAATAAAAATCTAACATCTTTTCAATTTGATCTTTGTCTTCATGAAGTGATTGATCAATCTTATGTTTCTGCTCATTGATCTGAACCATATATTCATCTAATTCTCGGCTAGATAACTTAGGTTTGAGGTAACTTAGCATTAAGTCATGTCGAAAATCCAGCAGACTAAAATATAATAATACGGTTTGATTTTCTTCCATACTGTCAAAGAGTCGTTGAACATCTGCTTTTAAAAATTCTGCATCAGTTATTTGATCTTTTTTGATGGTTGAATACCATTCATTCAGTTTGATCGCCACTTCGTCATAAGTGATAGAAGCACCCATATATATTCCCCCTTCAAATTCCTATAAAACCATTTATATACAATATTTTAACATGTCTAACTATTCTAAAATCGAACATATGCGCTCTATATGTAAATTTTCGGTATACCGCAAAATCAAGCCTACTTTAAGAGGAAAATGAGTGATTCAACATCTAATTCTTTCATATAGTTCTGAGTATCTTGTTCGATCGTTTTTCTTGTATATTTATGTTTATTTGCATTCGCTTTAAGATGGGTTGAATCAGTAAAAAGGACGCGCCCTCCAACCATATCGTGATTGATGGCTTGAAGCACAATCTCGTCAAAAATATCTTGAAAAATCGTTGTATCTTTAAATCGAGTACGACGATTCCAACTAATGGTCGAGTGATGTGGAACGGGGTCATTGATGTTTAAACCTAAAAACCATCTATACGCCATGTTATAGTAAATTTCTTTTTCAAGTTGTCTTTCAGAACGGATACCGTACAGGTATCCGATAAACATCATTTTGAACAAAATAAGTGGATAAAGAGAAGGACGACCTTTATTCTCGCTATAATACGGTTTTACTTTATCTACGATAAATGAAAAATCAATGTACTGATCAATTTTACGAAGCAGGTGATCCTCTTCGACCAGTTGATCTAGCAATACAAATTCGGCTTCGTGCTGAGAAGAATTTCTAGTGTGGAACATGAGAAAAAACACCTTCCTTTAGTATGCTTTTCTCTATTATAAAACGGGGGAATGGAAACTTTAAGGGAAAAAATAAAGCTGTCGAGATTTTCTCGACAGCCTGAGCATCGTGAGGGATGCTTCTCTTTCGTTTCTATTCTCAATAAGCTTTTGCCCAGAAAACCATATCAGATGCTGGCTTTCCGCAGCAGACACATGTATCAGAGACAGATTCCTGTTCAAATGGGATACAGCGTGAGGTCGCCCCTGTTCTTTCTTTAATGTCGTTCTCACAGGCTTCTTCACCGCACCACATTGCTTTGATCAATCTGTTTTCTTCCGCAAGGATTTGCTCGATGTCTGCGATTGTGTGGGCGTGGGATGTTTTTTCATGTAATCGTTCTTTCGCCTTTTCGTACATCGTCCGTTGAATATCTTCAAGCGTGGATGTGATGGTTTGTTCAAGTGCATCTAATGTGACAGCTTGCTTTTCACCAGTGTCTCGTCTTGCGAGCATCACCTGTCCTTTTTCGATGTCCTTTGGTCCCACTTCGACACGTAGAGGAATGCCCTGCATTTCACATTCGTTGAATTTCCAGCCTGGCTGTTTATCGCTTGCATCAATGTCAGCACGTGCGATGCGGGTGAGTCGTTCTTTCAACTCGTAGGCATGATCGAGTACACCTTCTTTATGAGAGGCGATTGGCACGATCCGCACTTGGGTTGGCGCAATGTTTGGCGGAAGGACGAGTCCTCTGTCATCGCCGTGCACCATGATCATGGCACCGATGATTCTTGTGGTGAAGCCCCAAGAGGTTTGCTGGACATGCTCTAGCTTTCCTTCGCGGTTTAAGAATTCAATGCCAAATGCTTTGGCAAAGCCGTTGCCGAAGAAGTGAGAAGTGGCTGTTTGCAGCGCTTTTCCATCATGCATCAGGCTTTCAACTGTATAGGTGAAGCGGGCACCAGCGAATTTTTCCTTCTCTGTTTTTCTCCCTTTAATGACAGGAATGGCAAGGAGCTCTTCGCAAAGAGAAGCGTAGATGTGAAGCATTCTTTCTGTCTCCTCAATCGCTTCTTGCTCAGTCTCATGACATGTGTGTCCTTCCTGCCATAGGAATTCAAGCGTTCTAAGAAATGGACGTGTGGTCTTTTCCCAGCGGACGACATTCGCCCATTGGTTATAAAGCTTCGGTAAATCACGGTAGGAATGAATGATATTTTTGTAATGCTCAGCGAACAGTACTTCAGAGGTTGGTCTGACGCAGAGCCTTTCCTGTAATTCGGATTCACCGCCATGTGTGACCCACGCCACTTCAGGAGCGAAGCCTTCGATATGGTCTTTTTCCTGCTGCAGCAGACTTTCTGGGATAAAGAGCGGCATATACACATTCTCATGCCCTGTTTCTTTGATTTGGCGGTCAAGTTCGTCGCGAATATTCTCCCAGATTTTAAAGCCGTATGGCTGAATGATCATACTGCCTCTGACGCTTGAATAATCGACGAGGCGTGCCTTTGTGACAACATCTGTATACCACTGGGCAAAATCGTCTTCCATGCTTGTGATTTTTTCAACAAATTGTTTCTTTGACATTGCATATTCCTCCTTTTAAAAAACAAAAAAGCTGTGCTTTAAGTTAGGGACCATTCCTGGTGGTACCACCCTAATTTAAAGCACAGCTTTACACTCGATCATGATAACGGTATGAACCGCTGTATGAAACAGAACTAAATCGGCAGGTTCACTTGAAGATGTCAGTAGGAACTTCTCAGCACCGTTCCCTCTCTGTTAAAGGTCAATTCAAGCTACTATTCCAGATCTACGTTGATCAATGTTCGTTGATTTTTCATCAGTTTACCTGTAAATGCAGGAGAAAGCAAGTTGTACTGGGGTTTCTTTTCATGCTGTTCTGAGTGTTTTGTTTGATCGTGAATTTGC
Encoded proteins:
- a CDS encoding Rap family tetratricopeptide repeat protein, giving the protein MGASITYDEVAIKLNEWYSTIKKDQITDAEFLKADVQRLFDSMEENQTVLLYFSLLDFRHDLMLSYLKPKLSSRELDEYMVQINEQKHKIDQSLHEDKDQIEKMLDFYFWFFKGMHEFRKKQFDEAISSYKSAEKVLLDIEDPTEKAEFYYKLSEVYYHIDQYQISVMYAHKALSLFTEQPLMQEKIAWCYSVIAGNYLSKLQYADALTYFEKSHSFAQQTKNEYLISSTIFNLGKCYFHLEKYTDALSHFDTSCELFEKNETSHVPKAYFNKLYTLLKLGQVVPAAETYEKGVSAAQQLNDKIYEEEMKFLYCLYFQSKTPNAITELKRCLDNIQSKNLYEDVYQLAFEAARYYNKSRQLEIAVVFYERALEAKSLIQGGELLNVEE
- the proS gene encoding proline--tRNA ligase, with the translated sequence MSKKQFVEKITSMEDDFAQWYTDVVTKARLVDYSSVRGSMIIQPYGFKIWENIRDELDRQIKETGHENVYMPLFIPESLLQQEKDHIEGFAPEVAWVTHGGESELQERLCVRPTSEVLFAEHYKNIIHSYRDLPKLYNQWANVVRWEKTTRPFLRTLEFLWQEGHTCHETEQEAIEETERMLHIYASLCEELLAIPVIKGRKTEKEKFAGARFTYTVESLMHDGKALQTATSHFFGNGFAKAFGIEFLNREGKLEHVQQTSWGFTTRIIGAMIMVHGDDRGLVLPPNIAPTQVRIVPIASHKEGVLDHAYELKERLTRIARADIDASDKQPGWKFNECEMQGIPLRVEVGPKDIEKGQVMLARRDTGEKQAVTLDALEQTITSTLEDIQRTMYEKAKERLHEKTSHAHTIADIEQILAEENRLIKAMWCGEEACENDIKERTGATSRCIPFEQESVSDTCVCCGKPASDMVFWAKAY